A DNA window from Ostrea edulis chromosome 5, xbOstEdul1.1, whole genome shotgun sequence contains the following coding sequences:
- the LOC130046596 gene encoding uncharacterized protein LOC130046596, which translates to MKRTREYVESTSRPLGCYGNIQPFPMNMHTTVASNEPHSFRNTPLHPPMPISNARLAQESNVPVYSRTPPPDFVQTPSAQTASQGLATDFTQFLLKKELLFSRLIHFNDKPELYPTWKNSFKSIRFDLKVTPAEEVDLLVKCTGPLSQQHMLSIKAANSSNPARALTRCWTRLEERYGCPEMMEAALKSKLDTFPTITTKDIHHLYDLSDIIDEINASKEDSRYSCLLAYFDSSTGVIPIVRKLPFSLQEKWTNIAVKYMKDHCVSFPLFTVFADFIREQSRIKNNPSFTYLMESKIDSQQHDKRVRERNLHVSSKKTDISRAEEDKEERKCPLHNTFHSLNKCKGFAMKSLEERRKFLKDKNICFRCCESRSHKQRDCSVPVKCDECDSTSHPTALHCHAAKNRLERRHDGGEKHDTKETSDVKVACTDICGRNFGGKSCAKTLLVRVFPKGQPQHAKLMYAVIDDQSNRSLVSPEFFELFNIQSDSTSYMLSSCGGTIQTSGRKAEGFVVESYDSTCKMNLPTLIECSQVPNVRDEIPTQDIALHYSHLRDVARFIPPLDHDVDIILLLGRDIIQAHHVLDQRIGYGNQSYAQKLHLGWAIIGETCLGKTHAPAVVNTYRTHLLGSGRVSLFPPCTNEFRICEDSNRHYGFSNRNAATHLNNEDFGENVFQRTKDDEKPGMSVDDREFLQIMHESLQKDNTGNWVAPLPFRQQRLKLPNNRSLALRRAKALDVNLQKNPIKKEHFLAFMDGILKNGHAEVAPPISEQCWFLPIFGIYHPKKPDQLRAVFDSSAKYGGLSLNDVLLTGPDLTNSLLGVLFRFHKESVAIMGDIQQMCYCFKVHEDHRNFLRFFWYEENDPNRTMIEFRMPIHVFGNSPSPSIATYGLRKTAAVAEPEFGKDVTDFVENNFYVDDGLLSLPTVPQAIDLMKRTQQALQSQGNFRLHKIASNHKDVLNAFPADDLAKGMKELEFGKDSLPNQRSLGLNWNLKSDVFFFQVATGDKPYTKRGVLSTINSIFDPIGFLAPVVFEGKSLLRHLVCGAVDWDETLPAEQMDDWKRWKESLVHLDDIKIPRTYLPGSLSNCKEESVHIFCDASELAIAAVGYLKTTSQKDECNVGFVMGRGKLAPPHGYTIPRLELCAAVLAVELACSISDHLSIPIDEFSMYSDSRVVLGYIYNTSRRFYTYVTNRVSFIQKMTKPVQW; encoded by the coding sequence ATGAAGCGTACTAGAGAATATGTTGAGAGCACAAGCCGCCCATTAGGCTGTTATGGAAACATTCAACCATTTCCGATGAATATGCACACCACAGTAGCTTCAAATGAACCACATTCGTTTCGAAATACACCTCTTCATCCTCCAATGCCCATCAGCAATGCTCGACTTGCTCAAGAATCAAATGTGCCTGTATACTCACGAACTCCACCGCCAGATTTTGTGCAAACACCTTCGGCTCAGACTGCTTCTCAGGGTCTTGCAACAGATTTCACGCAATTTCTGTTAAAAAAGGAATTGCTCTTTTCACGTCTGATCCACTTTAATGACAAGCCAGAATTATATCCTACATGGAAGAatagtttcaaatctatcaggtTTGATCTCAAAGTCACTCCAGCAGAGGAAGTTGATCTTCTTGTTAAATGTACGGGTCCCTTATCTCAGCAGCACATGCTGAGCATCAAGGCTGCCAACTCGAGCAACCCAGCTCGCGCACTTACAAGGTGCTGGACCCGACTAGAAGAAAGATATGGATGCCCTGAGATGATGGAAGCAGCACTGAAGTCAAAGCTAGATACATTTCCTACTATCACTACTAAGGACATCCATCATTTATATGATCTGTCTGATATCATCGACGAGATAAATGCATCCAAGGAAGATAGCAGATACTCTTGTTTGTTGGCTTATTTCGATAGTTCTACGGGTGTGATTCCTATAGTGAGAAAGCTTCCGTTCAGCCTCCAGGAAAAGTGGACAAATATAGCGGTAAAATACATGAAGGATCATTGTGTATCATTCCCACTTTTTACAGTCTTCGCAGACTTTATTCGGGAGCAGAGTCGCATAAAGAACAACCCATCATTCACTTATTTAATGGAATCTAAAATAGACAGTCAACAGCATGACAAACGTGTACGTGAAAGGAATTTGCATGTTTCTTCCAAGAAAACGGACATATCTCGGGCGGAGGAAGACAAAGAGGAAAGAAAATGTCCCTTGCACAATACATTTCACTCCCTTAATAAATGCAAGGGCTTCGCGATGAAATCCCTGGAAGAAAGAAGGAAGTTCTTAAAGGACAAAAACATTTGTTTTAGATGTTGTGAATCACGATCACATAAACAAAGAGACTGTTCAGTCCCTGTGAAGTGTGACGAATGTGACAGTACATCTCATCCCACAGCACTCCATTGTCATGCCGCAAAGAACCGATTAGAACGAAGGCATGATGGCGGGGAGAAGCATGACACTAAGGAAACTTCAGATGTGAAAGTTGCTTGCACTGACATTTGTGGAAGGAACTTTGGTGGCAAGTCTTGTGCTAAAACCTTACTTGTTCGAGTATTCCCAAAAGGACAACCCCAGCATGCAAAACTGATGTATGCAGTCATCGATGATCAATCGAACCGTTCTCTTGTCAGTCCCGAGTTCTTTGAGCTGTTTAACATACAGAGTGACTCTACTTCATACATGCTCTCATCATGTGGTGGAACTATTCAGACATCGGGAAGGAAAGCAGAAGGTTTTGTTGTTGAGTCATACGACAGTACCTGTAAGATGAATCTACCGACTTTGATCGAATGCAGTCAGGTTCCAAATGTACGCGATGAGATTCCCACACAGGACATTGCGTTGCATTACAGCCATCTTCGTGATGTAGCAAGATTCATTCCTCCACTCGATCATGATGTGGACATTATTTTGCTCCTGGGAAGAGACATTATCCAGGCTCACCATGTCCTTGATCAACGCATTGGTTATGGTAACCAATCTTACGCACAGAAACTTCATCTTGGGTGGGCCATAATAGGTGAAACTTGTTTAGGCAAGACTCATGCACCAGCAGTGGTCAACACATACAGAACACACTTACTAGGATCCGGTCGTGTATCATTATTTCCTCCCTGTACAAATGAGTTCAGGATTTGTGAGGATTCTAACCGACATTATGGTTTCAGCAACAGAAACGCAGCAACACATCTTAACAATGAAGACTTTGGCGAGAATGTTTTTCAGAGGACAAAGGACGATGAAAAACCAGGCATGTCTGTAGATGATCGTGAATTCCTTCAAATCATGCACGAAAGCCTTCAGAAGGACAACACTGGAAACTGGGTTGCCCCTCTACCCTTTCGCCAACAACGATTGAAACTTCCGAACAACAGATCACTCGCTCTTAGAAGAGCCAAAGCATTAGATGTCAATCTTCAGAAAAATCCAATTAAGAAAGAACATTTTCTTGCATTCATGGACGGAATATTGAAAAATGGCCATGCAGAGGTTGCACCACCAATATCAGAACAATGTTGGTTTCTTCCCATATTTGGCATATATCACCCCAAAAAGCCTGATCAACTACGAGCCGTGTTTGACTCTTCAGCTAAATATGGAGGATTATCTTTAAATGATGTTCTTCTAACTGGGCCAGATCTTACCAATAGTCTGCTAGGAGTCTTGTTCAGATTTCACAAGGAATCAGTCGCAATCATGGGCGACATCCAGCAGATGTGTTACTGCTTTAAGGTACACGAGGACCATCGAAACTTCCTAAGGTTCTTTTGGTATGAAGAGAATGATCCAAACAGAACAATGATAGAATTCAGAATGCCGATTCATGTGTTCGGAAATAGCCCGTCACCGTCAATTGCCACTTATGGTCTTCGCAAGACAGCAGCAGTTGCTGAGCCAGAATTTGGGAAGGATGTAACTGACTTTGTAGAGAACAATTTCTACGTCGATGATGGTCTGTTATCTCTTCCTACTGTCCCACAAGCTATTGACCTGATGAAGAGAACACAACAAGCTCTCCAGTCACAAGGCAACTTTCGATTACATAAGATAGCCTCTAACCACAAAGACGTGCTGAACGCCTTTCCAGCAGATGATTTAGCTAAAGGTATGAAGGAACTTGAATTTGGAAAGGACTCTCTTCCGAACCAACGTAGTCTAGGACTCAACTGGAACTTGAAATCTgatgtatttttctttcaagTCGCTACGGGAGACAAACCTTACACGAAAAGAGGAGTATTATCTACGATAAACAGCATATTCGACCCCATTGGGTTTCTTGCTCCTGTTGTGTTTGAAGGAAAGAGTCTCCTGAGACATCTGGTATGTGGCGCGGTCGACTGGGATGAAACGTTACCAGCAGAACAGATGGATGACTGGAAACGCTGGAAGGAGTCATTAGTTCATCTAGATGATATCAAAATACCACGTACATACCTACCTGGTTCCCTGTCAAACTGTAAAGAGGAATCGGTTCATATCTTCTGTGATGCGTCTGAACTTGCAATTGCCGCAGTTGGCTACCTGAAGACAACTTCTCAGAAAGATGAATGCAACGTCGGTTTCGTCATGGGAAGAGGAAAACTCGCTCCACCTCATGGATACACAATTCCACGACTGGAATTGTGTGCAGCGGTATTGGCTGTGGAACTAGCTTGTTCCATCTCAGATCACCTTTCGATTCCGATTGATGAATTCAGTATGTATTCTGACAGTCGTGTGGTCCTTGGATACATTTATAACACATCAAGACGATTTTACACTTATGTAACCAATCGTGTGTCATTCATTCAGAAAATGACTAAACCGGTCCAGTGGTAA